From Scytonema millei VB511283:
CCGTGCGTTTGGCTTGGTTAGAACGTTTCCCCGAAAAAGCAGACCGTTACGATGAATTTAAAGCATCTGCATGGCGGGCTTTTTACAATTCCTCACCCAGAGAATGCGCTAGTGCTGTCGTGAAGGCATTCCGATTCTTATCCGAATTTGGGCAATCTCAAGCAGCATAGCGACAGAGGGCAGAGGGCAGATTTGTTAGCCTCCTTGACTCTGCAACCAGTTAGTCAAATCATCAGAATTAGAAAAATCTAATAGTGCTTCTGCTAAATTTTCTAACTGAGTAGTAGTTAAGCTTCGCAAGCGTTCTTGGACTTCAGATTCTATCGTCCCAAGGCGACGGGTAAGCAGGCGCAATACAACTGCTAACTCGCCTTCCTGCTTGCCTTGTTGTATGCCCTTTTGAATAATGTCTTGATAAATTACGGATTCCCGCATAATTTCCTCTCGAAATAGTTGTTGAATTAAATCCTGCTCAAATCGCAATCCTGCTAGTAGCTGTACGCAAGCCGAGACATTTTGCTTTCGCTCTGATAATTCAATATTATCTACTTGGGTTGCAACTTGCTCTAATAAAGCTCTGGGTGAGTTCGCCTGTGCTAAAACCGCTAGTGGTAGTAGGGCATTGTCTGCTAATAATAGAGTAGGGTCTTGCTCCCACATTCTGATAACTCGGTAGCGATGGCGGGTGTTAGGCGCAGAGAACTGTTCGATGAATGCTGATTCTGAAGTTGTGGACTTTAGAAAAATGACAACTTGCTCTACTGGACAGCGATATTGCCGATACAGTCTTACCCAATAATCTAGCATTCTCAGAGGAATTGGTGGCTCGGAGTCAGGTAGAGTTTGAAATTCTATATGTAAGATTTGATTGGTTGTTTGCAAGAGAGTGACAGCATCAGCGCGAATCGGTTCAAGACTCAATTCGGTTTTGAGGACTTGGATTTCTGTAGATACTGGTTCTGAAAATAACCAACGGACAAAACTAGCTGGATATTGCTCGGCTAAATATTTACAAATATTGTCGTAATTCAAAGCCATTTACACTTTTATTGCCCTTTCTATTGTGTCAGAACTCGGATCGATACTTGTAGCGGATAGGATCGATCGCCACTTAGTCCTAAACTATTTGATGGAGTAGCTGGTATAAGAGGTAGTCGTGGAATTTCTGTTCGTAACCGACTTAGATAACACCCTCGTAGGTGACGATCGCGCCCTATCAGAACTGAACCAAAAACTCAGTTACCATCGCCACGTACACGGCACGAAGATTGTCTATGCTACAGGGCGATCGCCCATACTATATCAAGAATTGCAACAGGAAAAAAATTTGATCTCCCCCGATGCGTTGGTTGCGTCAGTGGGGACGGAAATCTATCTTAACGGGATCGATAACCCTTATACTGCTTGGTCGGAACAACTCGATCTAGGCTGGGATCGCGATAAAATTTTAGCGATCGCCGCTCATTTTGCCGATTTGACGCTACAAGCAGATTCAGAACAGCGTCCCTATAAAGTTAGCTTTCACTTGGCTCGAACTGTAGCAGCAGAACTATTACCTCAACTAGAATCTACCTTGAAACAGCAAGGCTTAGAAGTCAAATTAATCTACAGCACCGGAACCGATTTAGATATTCTGCCCTTACGCGGCGACAAAGGCTTAGCCGTCAAGTTTTTACGTTCAACTTGGAAAGTTTCCCCAGAAAAAACAGTCGTGTGCGGCGACTCTGGTAACGATATTTCCATGTTCGCCACCAGGGAAACCAAAGGAATTATCGTCGGTAATGCCAGTTCTGAATTACTAGAATGGCACGAAGCCAATCCAGGTGGCGATCGCTACTTAGCCCAAGCCCCCTGTGCAGGTGGTATCCTAGAGGGCTTAGGTCATTTCGGTTTTTTGGGATGATTAGCTATCTCAAGGGTACAGTTGCCAGCATTGTCAAAAGTAGCAGCAATCGCGTCATCCTGATTCTAGAGGTGAACGCTTGCGGCTATGAAATGCAAATTCCCACCCGACTATCGCAGGAATTAACTGCTGGCGAACAGACGCAAATCTTTACCCATCTCCAAGTGCGGGAAGAACAGCCATCACTGTATGGTTTTGGTTCTAGCGTACAACGAGACTTATTTCGCTTGTTGATCGGCGTTAGCGGCATTGGTGCAGCACTGGCGATCGCTTTGTTAGATACTTTTGATATCAACGATTTAGTACAGGCGATCGTCAGCAACAATACCCAACTTCTGCTACAAACCCCTGGTGTGGGTGGCAAAACTGCCGAACGCATTTGTTTAGAACTGAAAAGCAAATTAGTCAGTTGGAGTCAAACAGTTGGACTTGCCACAACGACAGCCGCCATACCCTTAGCCCCAAATATTTTAGAAGAAGTGCAAGCCGCACTCCTCGCCGTCGGCTACAGCCCCAGCGAAATTTCTCAAGCATTAACAGCCGTCAGTCAAAACGCCCTCGTACCAAAAAACGCCAGCCCTGAAGAATGGATGAAACAGGCAATGACTTGGTTGAGTAGCCAATAAAGTAAGTCAAAAGTCAAAAGGCAAAAGTCAAAAGAATGGAACCCTGTTGGCGATCTCTTTATGGCTAATATTCAGGAAGTAGCGAGCTTTCGAGCAAATGAAGAACTCATGGTACAAGCGCGAACTTGTCGTAAATTGAATTGTCCTAGTTCATCCGCTGTTTGCTATAAATGCGTAACAGCACAAGTTTCAAAATTTTGACTTTTGACTTTTAACTTTTGACTTATTTTTAGGTAACAATAGTCTGCGTATCGCTCCTGGTAGGGTAATTGCATGAGTGTGGCAAAACGTCAACTTCCCAGATTGATTCGATTTTCTGGTCGTCCTAGTCTATCTTTACAACTAACAGCGATTGGCTTGGCGATTACCCTAATTTTCTTAGGCATAGCAATACTCGCTCCTGTATTTCAAGCTTGGGGGTGGATTCAAAACCCTACAGAGTCGCTGATTAACCCAATTCACGATCCACCTTCGCTCAAATATTTATTTGGTACGACGCGCCAAGGTTATGACGTATTTTCACGCACGCTATACGGCACTCAAGCGGCGTTGCAAGTGGTGGTATTAGCCACAGCCTTTGGTTTAATTATTGGCGTACCTTTAGGTTTAGTCAGTGGCTATCTCGGTGGCAGACTCGATCGCATATTGTTATTTTTCATGGATACGATCTACACGCTACCAGGACTGTTACTTTCGGTAACGCTAGCCTTTGTCGTGGGTAGAGGAATATTAAACGCCGCGATCGCCATCAGTATCGCCTATATTCCCCAATATTACCGCGTCGTCCGCAACCACACCGTTAGCGTCAAAACCGAATTATTTGTCGAAGCTGCCCAAGCTATGGGAGCCTCCACCGGAAGAATTCTGACTCGATACCTCTTTCTCAACGTCGTGCAGAGCGTACCAGTATTATTCACTCTCAATGCTGCCGATGCCATTTTAACGCTGGGTGGCTTAGGATTCTTAGGTTTAGGACTACCAGAAGAAACACCAGAATGGGGTCACGATCTGCGTCTTGCCCTCGAAGCACTGCCAACCGGAGTATGGTGGACGGCGCTTTTTCCTGGCTTAGGCATGACACTAATGGTTGTAGGATTGTCTTTACTGGGTGAAGGTTTAAACGAATTTATCAACCCCCGCCTGCGAAAAGATAGCTGGAGTCAAACACCACCATGATGAAGTCGTAAGTCGTAAGTCGTAAGTCGTAAGTCGTAAGTCAGAAGTATTTCAAGCGCCACTCACTACACCCCACACCCCACACCCCACACCCTTTCTTCACCTTCCACTCACTACACCCCACACCCCGTTCATCGGTTATCTTTGATATGCCTTATTTGTAAAAAAAGACGATGAAAGACCCGATATCTTTAGTTGCTGCTGCTGCTGGTGGTTTGATGCTTTCGCTTGCCGCTGCGAGTATTATTCATGCCGCACCCGTAACGGCTTTGAAATCGCAGCCAAATATAGAAGTGTCTCATGGCACAACTCTACAGCGATCGCTCGGTCAAAATAAACAAAATAGATATTGCGATCGCAACTGGCAGAAAAATCAGTGAAC
This genomic window contains:
- a CDS encoding sucrose-phosphate phosphatase, whose protein sequence is MEFLFVTDLDNTLVGDDRALSELNQKLSYHRHVHGTKIVYATGRSPILYQELQQEKNLISPDALVASVGTEIYLNGIDNPYTAWSEQLDLGWDRDKILAIAAHFADLTLQADSEQRPYKVSFHLARTVAAELLPQLESTLKQQGLEVKLIYSTGTDLDILPLRGDKGLAVKFLRSTWKVSPEKTVVCGDSGNDISMFATRETKGIIVGNASSELLEWHEANPGGDRYLAQAPCAGGILEGLGHFGFLG
- a CDS encoding DUF4351 domain-containing protein, which gives rise to MNYDNICKYLAEQYPASFVRWLFSEPVSTEIQVLKTELSLEPIRADAVTLLQTTNQILHIEFQTLPDSEPPIPLRMLDYWVRLYRQYRCPVEQVVIFLKSTTSESAFIEQFSAPNTRHRYRVIRMWEQDPTLLLADNALLPLAVLAQANSPRALLEQVATQVDNIELSERKQNVSACVQLLAGLRFEQDLIQQLFREEIMRESVIYQDIIQKGIQQGKQEGELAVVLRLLTRRLGTIESEVQERLRSLTTTQLENLAEALLDFSNSDDLTNWLQSQGG
- the ruvA gene encoding Holliday junction branch migration protein RuvA, whose protein sequence is MISYLKGTVASIVKSSSNRVILILEVNACGYEMQIPTRLSQELTAGEQTQIFTHLQVREEQPSLYGFGSSVQRDLFRLLIGVSGIGAALAIALLDTFDINDLVQAIVSNNTQLLLQTPGVGGKTAERICLELKSKLVSWSQTVGLATTTAAIPLAPNILEEVQAALLAVGYSPSEISQALTAVSQNALVPKNASPEEWMKQAMTWLSSQ
- a CDS encoding ABC transporter permease, which encodes MSVAKRQLPRLIRFSGRPSLSLQLTAIGLAITLIFLGIAILAPVFQAWGWIQNPTESLINPIHDPPSLKYLFGTTRQGYDVFSRTLYGTQAALQVVVLATAFGLIIGVPLGLVSGYLGGRLDRILLFFMDTIYTLPGLLLSVTLAFVVGRGILNAAIAISIAYIPQYYRVVRNHTVSVKTELFVEAAQAMGASTGRILTRYLFLNVVQSVPVLFTLNAADAILTLGGLGFLGLGLPEETPEWGHDLRLALEALPTGVWWTALFPGLGMTLMVVGLSLLGEGLNEFINPRLRKDSWSQTPP